From the Rhodanobacter soli genome, one window contains:
- a CDS encoding AI-2E family transporter has product MDSPLPALREPSPAIRYASYLLTAAALLLIVEIHLLPALLAGLLVFELVQAMVPLLGRRISGDRARVVVVAVLGAVVVGLLILLILGAISLFHSEIGNPQLLWQQQLMPLVEKARQQLPPILVNNLPDSVDDLRVGAIELARKHAATLQLAGKGAVRVFVHIIIGLVLGAIVALSRTRPAHQMGPLAGALSLRCQRLAEAFHNIVFAQIKISLINTLFTAIFLLGVLPLMGIHVPLAKTLVVVTFVVGLLPVIGNLISNTAIAIAGLSVSLGVGIAALVFLILIHKLEYFLNARIVGTQIRARAWELLVAMLLMEAAFGLPGVIAAPIYYAYLKSELEAEQLL; this is encoded by the coding sequence ATGGATTCTCCCTTGCCCGCGCTGCGCGAGCCTTCGCCGGCCATCCGTTACGCGAGTTACCTGCTGACGGCCGCGGCCCTCCTGCTGATCGTCGAGATCCACCTGCTGCCGGCACTGCTGGCCGGCCTGCTGGTGTTCGAGCTGGTGCAGGCGATGGTCCCGCTGCTGGGCCGGCGCATTTCCGGCGACCGCGCGCGGGTGGTGGTGGTGGCCGTGCTGGGCGCGGTCGTGGTGGGCTTGCTGATCCTGCTGATCCTGGGGGCGATCAGCCTGTTCCACAGCGAGATCGGCAACCCCCAGCTGCTGTGGCAGCAGCAGCTGATGCCGCTGGTGGAGAAGGCGCGCCAGCAGCTGCCGCCGATCCTGGTGAACAACCTGCCCGACAGCGTCGACGACCTGCGCGTGGGCGCGATCGAGCTGGCGCGCAAGCATGCGGCCACCCTGCAGCTGGCCGGCAAGGGCGCGGTGCGGGTGTTCGTGCACATCATCATCGGCCTGGTGCTGGGCGCGATCGTGGCGCTCAGCCGGACCCGGCCGGCGCACCAGATGGGTCCGCTGGCGGGGGCACTCAGCCTGCGCTGCCAACGCCTGGCCGAGGCGTTCCACAACATCGTGTTCGCGCAGATCAAGATCTCGCTGATCAACACCTTGTTCACCGCGATCTTCCTGCTCGGCGTGCTGCCGCTGATGGGCATCCACGTGCCGCTAGCCAAGACGCTGGTGGTGGTGACCTTCGTGGTCGGCCTGCTGCCGGTGATCGGCAACCTGATCTCCAACACCGCGATCGCCATCGCGGGGTTGTCGGTCTCGCTGGGCGTGGGCATCGCCGCGCTGGTGTTCCTGATCCTGATCCACAAGCTCGAGTACTTCCTCAACGCGCGCATCGTGGGCACCCAGATCCGTGCCCGCGCGTGGGAGCTGCTGGTCGCCATGCTGCTGATGGAGGCCGCGTTCGGCCTGCCCGGCGTGATCGCCGCGCCGATCTACTACGCGTACCTGAAAAGCGAGCTGGAAGCCGAGCAGCTGTTGTAA
- a CDS encoding LysR family transcriptional regulator gives MRLRHIELFHAVLTTGSLTGAADLLNISQPAASKALQHAEHQLGFALFSRVRGRLQPTQEALLLRHRVEKIIQDLHDLQRLTANIGRAESYPLRVTCTPTLAQALVPDATTLLRKAFPGTTAELFTQHSAEMCESLMLHEADIGLTLQDAGHPGLRQEPLCHGQVMVIAPPGWWSPAELAQPLPVAALAGQPMIGIAMQDALGRMLQSHLTQVVPAPQTSVWVQTYQLAYSLVAQGEGLALVDPFTASRGSGETVQTRPLKLQLDIVLYAVYRVDSPLNPVQKRFLDLVRQLAQQMLAPA, from the coding sequence ATGCGTCTGCGCCATATCGAACTGTTTCACGCCGTGCTGACCACCGGTAGCCTGACCGGTGCGGCCGACCTTCTGAACATTTCGCAGCCAGCCGCCAGCAAGGCCTTGCAGCATGCCGAGCACCAGCTCGGCTTTGCCTTGTTCAGCCGCGTGCGCGGGCGCCTGCAGCCGACCCAGGAAGCGCTGCTGCTGCGCCATCGCGTCGAGAAGATCATCCAGGACCTGCACGACCTGCAGCGCCTCACCGCGAACATCGGCCGCGCGGAAAGCTATCCGTTGCGGGTGACGTGCACGCCGACGCTGGCGCAGGCGCTGGTGCCCGACGCGACCACCCTGTTGCGCAAGGCTTTCCCGGGCACGACCGCGGAACTGTTCACCCAGCACTCGGCGGAAATGTGCGAGTCGCTGATGCTCCACGAAGCCGACATCGGCCTCACGCTGCAGGACGCCGGCCACCCGGGGTTGCGCCAGGAGCCTCTATGCCACGGGCAGGTCATGGTCATCGCTCCGCCCGGCTGGTGGTCGCCGGCGGAACTGGCGCAGCCGTTGCCGGTCGCCGCGCTGGCCGGCCAGCCCATGATCGGCATCGCGATGCAGGACGCGCTGGGCCGCATGCTGCAGAGTCACCTGACGCAAGTGGTGCCGGCGCCGCAAACCTCGGTCTGGGTACAGACCTATCAGCTGGCGTATTCCCTCGTCGCGCAAGGCGAGGGCCTGGCCCTGGTCGATCCTTTCACGGCATCGCGAGGCAGCGGGGAAACCGTGCAGACGCGTCCGCTGAAGCTGCAGCTGGACATTGTGCTTTATGCGGTCTACCGCGTGGACAGCCCGCTGAATCCGGTGCAGAAGCGTTTCCTGGACCTGGTGCGCCAGCTTGCCCAGCAGATGCTGGCACCGGCCTGA
- a CDS encoding 5'-nucleotidase, lipoprotein e(P4) family, with translation MSFRLPTTLLALALLAGCATTPRQPVAVAPAVPAASTAPAAVAANDNLNAVAWSQTAIEHDLIYLQTYRDAQARLLAALHDRHWDALGKGDRTTPLRGLKPAVILDIDETVLDNSPFAARMVQGNHEYNEADWAAWCREENARALPGAVEFTRFAAKHGVAVIYISNRAKDLDQATLANLRKAGFPVSGPQSFLGLGTVVDGCEQAGSEKGCRRQLVARHYRVLMQFGDQIGDFVDVLANTADGRRKAVADYLPWIGTRWFVLPNPTYGSWEPALFNNDWSAAPEQRRRQKIEALRAQ, from the coding sequence ATGTCATTCCGCCTGCCCACGACCCTGCTCGCGCTCGCCCTGCTGGCCGGCTGTGCCACCACGCCGCGTCAACCGGTGGCTGTGGCGCCGGCCGTGCCGGCCGCCTCGACGGCGCCGGCGGCCGTGGCCGCCAACGACAACCTCAATGCCGTGGCGTGGAGCCAGACCGCGATCGAGCACGACCTGATCTACCTGCAGACCTACCGCGACGCCCAGGCACGCCTGCTGGCCGCACTGCACGACCGGCATTGGGACGCGCTGGGCAAGGGCGACCGCACCACGCCGCTGCGCGGCCTGAAGCCGGCGGTGATCCTGGACATCGACGAGACCGTGCTGGACAACTCGCCGTTCGCCGCGCGCATGGTGCAGGGCAACCACGAATACAACGAGGCCGACTGGGCGGCCTGGTGCCGGGAGGAAAACGCCCGGGCGCTGCCCGGCGCGGTCGAGTTCACCCGGTTCGCCGCGAAGCACGGCGTCGCGGTGATCTACATCTCCAACCGCGCCAAGGATCTGGACCAGGCCACCTTGGCGAACCTGCGCAAGGCCGGCTTCCCTGTCAGCGGTCCGCAATCGTTCCTGGGCCTGGGCACCGTAGTGGACGGCTGCGAGCAGGCCGGCAGCGAGAAGGGTTGCCGCCGCCAACTGGTCGCACGGCACTACCGCGTACTGATGCAGTTCGGCGACCAGATCGGCGATTTCGTCGACGTCCTCGCCAATACTGCCGACGGCCGCCGCAAGGCTGTCGCCGACTACCTGCCGTGGATCGGCACGCGCTGGTTCGTGCTGCCCAACCCCACCTATGGCTCCTGGGAGCCGGCGCTGTTCAACAACGACTGGAGCGCCGCACCCGAACAACGGCGCCGGCAGAAGATCGAGGCATTGCGTGCTCAATGA